The window CGCGATGAGGGAGGCGAGTGCGAGGGAGGCGTCGCGGAGCCACACGTAGCGGTAGTCCCAGTTGCGTTCGCCTCCCGGGTCCTCCGGCAGGCTGGTGGTCACGGCGGCCACCACGCCGCCGGTCTCGCCGTGGGTCATGGCGCGGAGCAGCAGGAGGGAGCGGCGGGCGGCGCCGGCGTAGCGACCCTCGGTGCGCGCCGTCGCCATCCAGTCCGTCCACCACGTCACGGTGCGGTGGAGTTCGGCGTCGACGTCGACGGGCGCCGGGGGCTCGCGGTGCGAGGGGTACCAGGTGAGGACGGTGTCCAGCACGTCGCCGTCGTGGATGGTCGCGGTGGCCGTGTGCCGGTGGTCCGATGCCCGGAACCGCGGGCCGCGCACGATGACCGACCCGGGGCCGGCGGTGGCGAGCAGTGCCGGGTCCTCGTCGCCGCCGATCTGGCGCACCCACGGCAGGGCGAGGGCGTAGTCGAACCGGATCCGCAGGGTCTGCTGCACCTCGACCGTGCCGCTCAGCCCGCGGACACGGCGGACGATGGACGGCCGGTGCGCGCCGACGGGCATGAACTCGGTCACCTCGACGACGCCGTCGGCCGTGGTCCAGACCGTCGACAGGACGAGCGTGTCGCCGTGGTACTTCCGGTGCGCGGTCGCCGTGGGGTCGGTCGGGCGGAGCGTCCAGTGCCCGTGATCCTCGGTGCCGAGCAGCGAGGCGAACGTCGCGGTGCTGTCGAAGCGCGGCAGGCACGTCCAGTCGATCGTGCCGTCGCGGCCGACGAGCGCGGCGGTCGAGGTGTCGCCGATGACGGCGTGGTCCTCGATGCGGTTCAGGGGAGTCGAGGGGGTCGCTGGTGGACGTTCGGCGTCGGCGGTCCGGTCCGGGTCCGTGTCGGTGCTCATGCCCCGATCGAACACCCGGTGGCCGAGCGCGGGGGATGAGCGGCCGGGTCGCCGGCCGTCTGCCGGCCGCGTGCCGTCGGTGTGCCTGAAACCTCGCTCAGGCCGGGTCGGAGGCGTCCGCCTCGGCGAGGCCGACGCGTGCGAGCTCGGACCAGAGTCCGGCGCCGTCCGGTGCGTAGACCCACGGCGCCGAGGTGTCGCGGGAGCGCTCCTGCGCTCGGGAGCGTCCACCGGCGAGGACCGCCTCGCTCGTGGACAGCTGTCGGATCGCGACGCCCGCGACGTTCTCGGGGTGTTCGCGGGCGAACTCGCCGTACAGCGACTCGTCGTGCTGGCCGTCGTCGCCCACGAGCAGCCACTGGACGTCCGGGAAGTCCTTCGCCAGACGTCGGAGGTTCTGCTGCTTGTGCAGTTGCCCGCTCCGGAAGAAGCGGTCGTGCGTGGGGCCCCAGTCGGTGAGCAGGAGTGTGCCCGACGGGTACATGTTGCGGGTCAGGAAGCGCTGCAGCGTCGGGGCGACGTTCCAGGCACCGGTGGACAGGTACACCGTCGGGGAGCCGGGGTGCTGCGCCTGCACGCGTTCGTACAGCACGGACATGCCCGGCACCGGGCGGCGGGCGTGCTCGGTGAGGACGAACGAGTTCCAGGCGGCCAGCATCGGGCGGGGGAGCGAGGTGACCATCACCGTGTCGTCGATGTCGGACAGCAGGCCGAAGCGGGTGTCGGGGTGCACGACGAACACGTCGGCCTCGACGTCGCGGCCGCCGCCGGCCGACAGGCGCACGGTGCGCCAGCCCGGTTCGAGGTCGATCGGCACGATGGTGTCGACGACCCCACCGCGGTCGGTCTCGACGACGTGCGAGACCCCGCCGGCGGTGACGGTGACCTCGGCGTGGTCGACCGCGACGCTCGTGAAGCTCTTCCACCCACGGACGCCGGCGTAGGAGACGTCGGAGGCGAGACCGCGGCGGGTCAGCAGCACACGGCACAGGATCCGGACCCATCCGGGGGCGCCGTAGCCCGTGTAGGGGACGACGGTCGGGACCAGGCCACGGCTGCGGGCACGGTGCTCGCGGAACTCCTGGACGGCGTCCTCGATGCGGGCCGCGCGGTGCAGGAGCGGCTCGGCCAACGACGGCTCGTGGGGCGTCGGGTCGGGCATCGCCCCATCATCCCATGCACGACCCGGAAGTCCACGTCCCAGGGTGCCTGTGGTGAGTCGCAGCCATGTTCCAGCCGGTCTCTGCGAAAATCGTCCTCGTCACACCAACCAACCGCGCTGGAGCGCAAGAGGAGAACACGTGCTCGTCACCGAGGTAACGAACGCTCTGCCGGGGGGATCATCACTGCTCAGGAACGAGCCGGTCCAAGCCCGCAGTTCGGCGCGCCTCGCGGGTCTGCTCGACGCTGCTGCCGCGGTGATCGACGAGATCGGTTTCGAACGACTCACGACCGCGATGGTCGCCGAACGGGCCGGGGCGTCCATCGGTACCGTCTACCGGTACTTCCCGGACCGCATCGCCGTGGTCGAGGCACTCGCCATCCGCTGCACGCAGCGCCTCGCGGCGCGCTTCGTCGCGGCGCTCGACGCGAGTGGCGCGGAGACCTGGCAGCAGGCCTGCGATGCGCTGATCGACGAGACGGCGGAGCTCTACCGCACCGAGCCGGGCTTCCGCGCGATCCGCTTCGGCGACACCGCGGACACCGGGACCGGTGACGCCGAAGACCGCATGGGGGCGCTCGGTGCCGCCGTCGGGCAGATCATGCGCGACCGGTTCGGTCTGCCCGACGACGAGCGCATCGCGCGGGCCTGGGTGGTGCTGGCCGAGTCCGGACACGCCGTGCTCGCACGGGCGCACCGCGACCGGGCGAACCCCGACACCGCGCTCATCGCCGAGTACCGCGCGATGAGCCGTGCGCACATGGAGTCGGTGGTCGCCGCCGGCTGAACCCGGCGCGGAACCCGCCCCCATCCGACCCGCCCGTGCTCTCCGAACAGGAGGCGCGGGCGTCGTCGTCCGCGCTGGTCCCGTCGTGCGCTCGGTCCTGTCCACAGCGGTGCGCACCTGTCCGGGACGCGCCGCGTGCCGGAACGGGTGAACCACTGTCGGACCTGGCGGGTACTCTCATCCGGAGTCGGGCTACCTCCGAACAGAAGGGCACCCATGATCGAGTTCCGCTCGGTTCGCAAGACCTACCCGGACGGCACCACCGCGGTCGACGACTTCGACCTCGTGATCCCGTCCCGGACCACCACCGTCTTCGTCGGTTCGAGCGGGTGCGGCAAGACGACGCTGCTGCGCATGATCAACCGGATGGTCGACCCCACCTCGGGTTCTGTGCAGATCGACGGCTCCGACGTCTCCGGCGTCGACCCGGTCAAGCTCCGTCGGAGCATCGGGTACGTCATGCAGAACTCCGGTCTGCTGCCGCACCGCAAGGTCGTCGACAACATCGCGACCGTGCCCCTGCTGACGGGGGCGTCGAAGGCCGACGCCCGCGCTCGTGCGCTCGAGCTCATGGACACCGTGGGACTCGACCGGGCGTTCGCCGACCGGTACCCGTCCCAGCTGTCCGGCGGGCAGCAGCAGCGTGTCGGTGTGGCCCGCGGGCTGGCCGTCGACCCGAACATCCTGCTCATGGACGAGCCCTTCGGCGCCGTCGACCCGCTGGTCCGCAACGACCTGCAGGACGAGCTCATCCGCCTGCAGCGCGAACTCGGCAAGACCGTCGTGTTCGTCACGCACGACATCGACGAGGCGTTCAAGCTCGGCGACCAGGTCGTCATCCTGAAGAAGGGCGGCGAGATCGCCCAGCAGGGCACGCCGTCCGAGATCCTTGCCGAGCCGGCCGACGACTTCGTCGCGAACTTCATCGGCGTGGGTCGTGGGCGTCGGTCGCTGCGGGTCGAGCACACCCCCACGGGCCCGATCGTCGTCGACGGTGACGGGCGCGCCGCCGGGGTCCTCACCGGACCGGTCAACGTCGTCGACGCCGCCGCCGCGGTGCAGGCCGACCCCACCTCGAACCAGGCCGGAGCGTCGCAGGACGCCCCGGGTGCTCCGGCGCAGGGTGGAGGCACCCGGTGAAGTGGGTGCTGGCGAACCTCGACACGATCCGTGACGCCACAGTCGCGCACCTGGCGATCGCCATCCCGCCGATCATCATCGCCTTCCTGCTGTCCATCCCCATCGGCTGGCTCGTCGTCCGGCTCCAGCGCCCCGGTGGATCGCGGTTCGCCTCCGGCGTCGGCAGCGGCATCGTGACGTTCGCCGGACTCCTCTACGCGATCCCGTCGCTGGCGCTGTTCGTGGCACTGCCGGGCATCATCGGCACCGGTCTGCAGAGCCCGGTCAACGTGGTGATCGGCCTGACGCTGTACGGCCTCGCCCTCATGGTCCGGTCGACGGTCGACGGGCTCACGTCGGTGGACTCCGGGACGAAGTCGGCATCGACCGCCATGGGGTACTCGTCGGCGCAGCGGTTCTTCCGCGTCGAACTGCCGCTCGCCGGGCCGGTGCTCCTCGCCGGGCTGCGGGTGGTGTCGGTCTCCACCATCTCGCTCACCACCGTCGGCGCGGTCCTCGGCATCCAGAGCCTCGGGTCGCTGTTCACGGACGGACTCGGCCGGGGCATCTACGAGGAGATCATCTCCGGCATCGTCATGGTCCTCGTGCTGGCGTTCGTGCTCGACGGTCTCCTCGTGCTGCTCGGCCGCATCGTGATGCCGTGGACCCGGACGGCCTCGGTGTCGCGCCGACAGACCCGTCGCGTGCTGCAGACCGCGGAGGTCTCCTCGTGATCATCGGACAGGCCTTCGCCTGGGTCTTCGACCCCACCAACTACTCCGGCTACAACGCGATCCCCGGACGGCTCTGGGAGCACGTCTGGATCACCCTGCTCGCCGTCGTGATCGCCTCGGTGATCGCGGTGCCGATCGGGTACGCCATCGGCCACACACGCCGCGCACGGGGCTTCTCGATCGCCGTGTCCGGGGGGATCCGGGCACTGCCGACGCTCGGTGTGCTCTCCCTGTTCGGACTCCTGCTCGGCATCGGACTGCAGGCGCCGCTCCTGGCGCTCGTCGTGCTGGCGATCCCCTCGGTGCTGGCCGGCGCCTACTCGGGGATCGAGTCGGTCGAACCCGTGACCGTCGACGCCGCGAAGGCGCAGGGCATGACGGGCTGGCAGATCCTGTGGAAGGTCGAGGTCCCGCTCGGCCTGCCCTTGCTGATCGGCGGGTTCCGCGCGGCCGTGCTGCAGGTCGTCGCGACGGCCACGCTCGCCGCCTACGTCGGTGCCGGCGGCCTCGGCGGCTACTTCTTCCTCGGTCTGAAGACCCAGGACTACGCCGAGATGCTCGGCGCCTCCATCCTCGTGATCGCACTCGCGATCGCGTTCGAGATCGTGTTCGCCGTGCTGCAGCGTGCGTCGGTGCCCAAGGGCACCGCCGACCCGTCGGCCCGGCAGCGCCAGGGATCGCGCGAGCGAGCCCGCAATCCCATCCCGGAAGGAAATCCATCGTGATCACAGCAAAGATCCGTGCGGGCGTCGCAGCAGCGCTCGCACTGGGCGTCGCCGCCGCCCTGACCGGCTGCGCGTCGAGCGACCCGCTCGACAGCGGCTCCAGTGCGTCGTCCGACTCGAAGACGATCGTCGTCGGCTCGCAGCAGTACTACTCGAACGAGATCATCGCCGAGCTCTACGCACAGGTCCTCGAGAAGAATGGCTTCGAGGTCGAGCGCAACTTCAACATCGGGCAGCGCGAGGTCTACATCCCGCAGCTCGAGAAGGGCGCAATCGACGTCATGCCCGAGTACAGCGGCAACCTGCTGCAGTACTTCGACAAGGACTCCAAGGCGAAGACCGCCGACGAGATCGACGAGGGCCTCGAGACGGCGCTGCCGAAGGGCCTCCGGGTCCTCGACGAGGCCGAGGCGACCGACCAGGACAGCTACACCGTCACGAAGCAGTTCTCCGAGGACAACGACGTGACGAGCCTGGCCGACCTGAAGGACGTCAAGTCCAAGCTCACGGTCGGCGCGAACTCCGAGTTCCAGACCCGTCCGTACGGTCCGAAGGGCTTGAAGTCGGTCTACGGCGTCGACGTCGACTTCAAGGCGGTCGAGGACTCCGGCGGAGCCCTGACGGTCAAGGCGCTGAAGGACGGCACCGTCCAGCTCGCCGACATCTACAGCGCCGACCCGAGCATCAAGGCGAACGACTTCGTCACGCTCGAGGACCCGGAGAACCTCATCCTGCCGCAGAACGTCATCCCCGTCGTCTCCGACAAGGTGAACGACAAGGCCGCGGACGCGATCGACTCGGTCAACGAGAAGCTGACCCCCGAGGCCCTGATCGAGCTCAACACCAAGAGCACGGCGGACAAGGAGAAGGCGTCCACCATCGCCAAGGAGTTCCTGACGGACGAGGGCCTGCTGTAACAGCAGTCTCCGCGAGTTAGACGACAGGCGTCGGGCAACTGCCCGGCGCCTGTCGTCGTTTCCGGCACCGCCGATCGGCACATTCGTGCCGCACGGTTGTGCCGATCACTGCCATTGCACGTTCGTGCACGGGACATTTCTACAAGTTGTCGAAGTGGGTGGTGGCGCGGTACGGTTGAAGAGTCCCAACGGCTGTGACATCTGATGTATCCGTTCCACAGGAAGACACTGACGTGCACCGACTGCGCGCGGCGACCCGACTGGGAAGTGCCGCATGACCGACCTCCTCGATCCGCTCATCCTGTCGCGGTGGCAGTTCGGTCTGACGACCATCTACCACTTCCTCTTCGTCCCGTTGACGATCGGCATGGCCGCCGTGGTGGCCGTGTTCCAGACCGCCTGGTACCGGACCGGTCGAGCGCACTACCTGCAGCTGACTAGGTTCTTCGGGCGGATCTTCCTCATCAACTTCGCGATGGGCGTCGTGACGGGCATCGTGCAGGAGTTCCAGTTCGGCATGAACTGGTCGAACTACTCGCGCTTCGTCGGTGACGTCTTCGGGGCGCCCCTCGCGCTCGAGGGGATCCTGGCGTTCTTCTTCGAAGCGGCGTTCATCGGCGTGTGGATCTTCGGCTGGGACCGTCTGCCGAAGGGGCTGCACCTGGCGAGCATCTGGTGCGTCAGTGCGGGCACGATCATGTCGGCGTACTTCATCATCGCCGCGAACGCGTTCATGCAGCACCCGGTCGGGTTCTCGATGAACGAGGCCAAGGGGCGCGCGGAGCTCACCGACATCTGGGCGGTCCTGGGCAACAAGGTCGCCCTCGCGGCGTTCCCGCACACGCTGTTCGCGTGCTTCATGGTCGCCGCGGCGGTCATCATCTCGGTCGCCGCGTACCACCTGGCGCGCAACCAGAACCTCGAGACGATGATGCCGGCGTTGAAGTTCGGCATGTGGACCATGGTCGCTGCGGGTGCCCTGAC of the Curtobacterium sp. TC1 genome contains:
- a CDS encoding App1 family protein, encoding MPDPTPHEPSLAEPLLHRAARIEDAVQEFREHRARSRGLVPTVVPYTGYGAPGWVRILCRVLLTRRGLASDVSYAGVRGWKSFTSVAVDHAEVTVTAGGVSHVVETDRGGVVDTIVPIDLEPGWRTVRLSAGGGRDVEADVFVVHPDTRFGLLSDIDDTVMVTSLPRPMLAAWNSFVLTEHARRPVPGMSVLYERVQAQHPGSPTVYLSTGAWNVAPTLQRFLTRNMYPSGTLLLTDWGPTHDRFFRSGQLHKQQNLRRLAKDFPDVQWLLVGDDGQHDESLYGEFAREHPENVAGVAIRQLSTSEAVLAGGRSRAQERSRDTSAPWVYAPDGAGLWSELARVGLAEADASDPA
- a CDS encoding TetR/AcrR family transcriptional regulator; its protein translation is MLVTEVTNALPGGSSLLRNEPVQARSSARLAGLLDAAAAVIDEIGFERLTTAMVAERAGASIGTVYRYFPDRIAVVEALAIRCTQRLAARFVAALDASGAETWQQACDALIDETAELYRTEPGFRAIRFGDTADTGTGDAEDRMGALGAAVGQIMRDRFGLPDDERIARAWVVLAESGHAVLARAHRDRANPDTALIAEYRAMSRAHMESVVAAG
- a CDS encoding ABC transporter ATP-binding protein; translated protein: MIEFRSVRKTYPDGTTAVDDFDLVIPSRTTTVFVGSSGCGKTTLLRMINRMVDPTSGSVQIDGSDVSGVDPVKLRRSIGYVMQNSGLLPHRKVVDNIATVPLLTGASKADARARALELMDTVGLDRAFADRYPSQLSGGQQQRVGVARGLAVDPNILLMDEPFGAVDPLVRNDLQDELIRLQRELGKTVVFVTHDIDEAFKLGDQVVILKKGGEIAQQGTPSEILAEPADDFVANFIGVGRGRRSLRVEHTPTGPIVVDGDGRAAGVLTGPVNVVDAAAAVQADPTSNQAGASQDAPGAPAQGGGTR
- a CDS encoding ABC transporter permease, with the translated sequence MKWVLANLDTIRDATVAHLAIAIPPIIIAFLLSIPIGWLVVRLQRPGGSRFASGVGSGIVTFAGLLYAIPSLALFVALPGIIGTGLQSPVNVVIGLTLYGLALMVRSTVDGLTSVDSGTKSASTAMGYSSAQRFFRVELPLAGPVLLAGLRVVSVSTISLTTVGAVLGIQSLGSLFTDGLGRGIYEEIISGIVMVLVLAFVLDGLLVLLGRIVMPWTRTASVSRRQTRRVLQTAEVSS
- a CDS encoding ABC transporter permease, coding for MIIGQAFAWVFDPTNYSGYNAIPGRLWEHVWITLLAVVIASVIAVPIGYAIGHTRRARGFSIAVSGGIRALPTLGVLSLFGLLLGIGLQAPLLALVVLAIPSVLAGAYSGIESVEPVTVDAAKAQGMTGWQILWKVEVPLGLPLLIGGFRAAVLQVVATATLAAYVGAGGLGGYFFLGLKTQDYAEMLGASILVIALAIAFEIVFAVLQRASVPKGTADPSARQRQGSRERARNPIPEGNPS
- a CDS encoding ABC transporter substrate-binding protein, translating into MITAKIRAGVAAALALGVAAALTGCASSDPLDSGSSASSDSKTIVVGSQQYYSNEIIAELYAQVLEKNGFEVERNFNIGQREVYIPQLEKGAIDVMPEYSGNLLQYFDKDSKAKTADEIDEGLETALPKGLRVLDEAEATDQDSYTVTKQFSEDNDVTSLADLKDVKSKLTVGANSEFQTRPYGPKGLKSVYGVDVDFKAVEDSGGALTVKALKDGTVQLADIYSADPSIKANDFVTLEDPENLILPQNVIPVVSDKVNDKAADAIDSVNEKLTPEALIELNTKSTADKEKASTIAKEFLTDEGLL
- a CDS encoding cytochrome ubiquinol oxidase subunit I, which gives rise to MTDLLDPLILSRWQFGLTTIYHFLFVPLTIGMAAVVAVFQTAWYRTGRAHYLQLTRFFGRIFLINFAMGVVTGIVQEFQFGMNWSNYSRFVGDVFGAPLALEGILAFFFEAAFIGVWIFGWDRLPKGLHLASIWCVSAGTIMSAYFIIAANAFMQHPVGFSMNEAKGRAELTDIWAVLGNKVALAAFPHTLFACFMVAAAVIISVAAYHLARNQNLETMMPALKFGMWTMVAAGALTVLTGDQLGLTMVDTQPMKMAAAEALYNTATGKDASFSIFTLGTPDGVHELFSIRVPYLLSFLSTHTFNGTVEGINDLQAQYTQVYGPGDYKPIIWVTYWSFRWMIALGVGAVVVSLAGLWLTRKGRFPTKRWIWRVATWTVPLPMAAMIVGWIFTEMGRQPWLVFGLLKTSDGVSPNVTGLEVLISLIVFTVIYGSLAVVEFKLIKKVAQEGPAAPAAVDEETGEVKHEVTVY